The DNA segment TCGGCGGCATGGTCGGCCCCTCGCTCGCCGGTGTGATCAGCGCGGGGCCCGGACTCGCCGCCTGCTTCGCCATCGACGCCGCCGTCTACGTCGCCGGGCTCGCGCTGCTCGCGCCGCTGCCCGCGCTGCCGCCCCAGGGCGAGGGGCCGGCCCAGCATCCGTTCCGGGCGATGGCGGAAGGGCTGCGCTTCGTGCGGAGCGACCAGGTCGTCAAGGGGCTGCTGCTGATCGACGTCTGTGCCATGGTCTTCGCGATGCCCTACGCACTCTTCCCTGAACTCGGTACCGAGCACTTCGGGGGAGGCCCCTCCACCGTCGGCCTGCTGTACACGGCTCCCGCCGTCGGGTCGTTCTGCGGAGCGCTCACCAGCGGCTGGACCGGCCGCGTGCACCACACGGGCCGCGCGCTGATCGGCGCGGTCGCGCTGTGGGGCGTGGCGATCTTCTGCTTCGGCCTCAGCCCGGGGCTGTGGAGCGCGCTGCTCTTCCTGGCGCTGGCGGGACTCGGTGACACCGTCTCGGAGGTGCTGCGCCGCGCGTTGCTCCAGCACTCCACGCCCGACCGCCTCCAGGGCCGGGTCGGCAGCCTCTGGCTCGCGCAGGCCACCGCGGGGCCCTCGGCGGGCAACCTGGAGGCCGGCCTGGTGGCCAGGGCGCTGGGCTCGGCGGCGGGTGCCGCGGTCGTCGGGGGGCTCGTCTGCCTGGCGGGCGTGGCAGCCGTCGCCGTCGCCCTGCCCGGGCTGCGTACGGCGAGCCTGCACCGTCGCCCCGCCGCGGGCACCGAGTACACCGAGGAAACCGAGGCCGCCGCCGAGCCGGCGCCGGCCGCCGACTGACGTCCGCGCCCTTCACACACGTTCGCGACAGGGGGCGTTCGGCCCCTTCGGGGAGACCCATGCCGAGTGCGAGGATCAACGGGATCAGGCTCCACTACGAGGACACCGGCCGCGGCGAGCCGGTGGTCCTGGTGATGGGCCAGGGCGCCGGAGGGCGGGCCTGGCACCTGCACCAGGTGCCGGCGCTCGTACGGGCCGGGTACCGGGTCGTCACCTTCGACAACCGCGGCATACCGCCGAGCGACGAGTGCCCCGATGGGTTCACCGTCGACGACATGGTGGCCGACACCGCCGGTCTCGCCGACCACCTGGACCTCGGGCCGTGCCGGTACGTCGGTGTCTCCCTCGGTGCCCATATTGTCCAGGAACTGATGCTGAGCCGGCCCGGATCCGTGCGGCAGGGCGTCCTGATGGCCACCCGGGGCCGCACCGACGCCATGCGCTCCGCCATGGCCGCCGCCGAGCGCGCGCTGCACGACAGCAAGATGGTGCTGCCGCCCGGGTACGCCGCCTGGATCCGTGCGCTGCGGAACCTGTCGCCGCGCACGCTCGACGACGACGCGCGGGTGCGGGACTGGCTGGAGCTGTTCACGTTCTCGCCGCAGCCGGACGGGCCGGGCGTGCGCGCCCAGATGGATCTGGAGATCCCCTCGGGGCGGCTCGGCGCCTACGGGGCGATCGACGTGCCCTGCCTGGTGATCGGGTTCGCGGACGACGTGGCCCTGCCCCCGCACCTGGGCCGCGAGGTCGCCGCCGCGATCCCCACGGCCCGCTACCAGGAGATCGCAGGCTGCGGGCACTACGGCTATCTGGAGCGGCCCGACGACGTGAACCGCGTGCTGATCGAGTTCTTCCACCTCGGTTGATATTAAGTTAGGTTAGCCTCACCTAAGTATCCAGGTAGGGGGTAGTGGTGCACCGCACCTTGCTCAACGGAAAGATCCACCGCGCCACCGTGACCCAGGCGGACCTGCATTACGTGGGTTCCCTGACGATCGACGAGGACCTGATGGACGCCGCTGGCATCGTCGAGGGCGAGGCGGTACAGGTCGTCGACATCGAGAACGGAGCCCGCCTCACCACGTACGCCATCACCGGCGAACGGGGCAGCGGCGTCATCGGTGTCAACGGCGCGGCCGCCCACCTCGTCCAGCCGGGCCACCTGGTCATCGTCATGACCTTCGCCGTGCTCGACGCGTCCGAACTGGCCGGGCACCGGCCCCGGGTCGTCCATGTCGACAAGGCCAACAGGATCGTCGCGCTCGGCGCCGACCCGGCACAGCCCGTCCCCGGCGTCCCCGGACAGCTCTCCGGAGCCCTCACCGACGTGGCCGCGCGGCACCCGGGCGACCGGTCCGAGAAGCAGGAGGACAACTAGCATGGCCAACCCGTTCGACGACGAGGACGGCGTCTTCCGCGTCCTGGTCAACGACGAGGACCAGTACTCCCTGTGGCCCGACTTCGCGCCGGTGCCGGACGGCTGGCGAAGCGCGCACGGCCCGGACGGCAGAGGTGCCTGCCTGGAGTACATCGAGCGGCACTGGACGGACATGCGCCCGCGCAGCCTGGCGGACGCCATGCGCCGGGCCGGCTCTTGATGGCCGCCCGCGCGCGCGTGGAGGACGTCCTCCCGCTGTCGCCGATGCAGGAGGGCATGCTCTTCCACGCCTGGTACGACCGGGGCGCCATGGACGTCTACACGGGCCGGACCACCATCGCCCTCGACGGTTCCCTGGACGCCGCGCGGCTGCGCACGGCCGCCGACGCCCTACTCGCCCGGCACGCGAACCTGCGCGCCGCCTTCCGCACGCAGCGTTCCGGCCGTCCTGTGCAGGTGGTCAGGTCCGCCGTCGCCGCCGACTGGCGCACCACGGACCTGAGCGCCCTGATGCCCCGTGAGCGCGAGGAGGCGTTCGCGCGGATCCAGGCCGACGGCGGGGACGAGCGGTTCGACCTGATGCGGCCGCCCCTGGTCCGGTTCCACCTGGTGACCCTCGGCGCGCGCGACCACCGGCTGGTGATCACCTCTCACCACCTGCTCTGGGACGGATGGTCGGCCCCGGTCCTGGTGCGCGAGCTGTTCCAGCTCTACGGCTCAGGCGGCGACCGGGCAGCCCTGCCCCGCGTGCACCCGTACCGCGACTACCTCGCCTGGCTCGCCCGCCAGGACGCGGAGGCCGCGCGGGAGGCCTGGCGCGCGGCCCTCGAAGGCCTCGACGAGCCGGCGACGCTCGCCGCGGGAGCCTGGCAGGGGACGGCCGAGCGGCCCGAGCAGTTCGTCCTGCGCCTCTCCGAGGAGGAGACCGCGGCGCTCACCACCGCGGCCCGGGCCTGCGGAGTCACCGTCAGCACGGCGCTCCAGTGCCTGTGGGCGGTGCTGCTCGGCGCGCTCACCGGACGCCGCGACGTGGTCCTCGGCGCCACCGTCTCCGGACGCGACGCGCAGATACCCGGCATCGAGTCCATGGTGGGCCTGTTCATCAACACCCTGCCGGTGCGGGTGCGGCTGCGCCCCGACGAGCCGCTGGCCGACCTGCTCGCACGGGTGCAGTCCGAGCAGTCCGCCCTCCTGGACCACCGGCACCTGGGCCTCGCCGAGATCCAGCGCGCCGCGGGCCACCCCGCGCTCTTCGACACCCTGCTGGTGTTCGAGAGCTACCCGATCGACGACGACGGCATCGCCCGCGCGCTGGACCCCGCCGGCCTGCGGATGACCGGCGTCCAGGTACGGGACGCCACCCACTACCCCCTCACCCTCACGGCCCTGCCCGGCACCCGGCTCACCCTCACCTTCGGGCACCGCCCCACCGTCCTCGACCGTCCCGCGGTGGCCGCACTCGCCGAGCGGCTGACCCGCCTGATACGGACGCTCGGCGAGGACCCCGCGCGGCCCGTCGCCCGGCTCGACCTGCTCACCGCGGCCGAGCACCGGACCCTCAAGGAGCGCGCCGAGCGCGCCGAACGGCCGCTGCCCCACGCCACGGTCCGCGGGCTGTTCGA comes from the Streptomyces sp. TS71-3 genome and includes:
- the entS gene encoding enterobactin transporter EntS, with amino-acid sequence MRLGEVVVDVAPLRASRSFRLVFATQAISMIGTQLTSVAASLQVYELTGSSVQVGLMSLVLGLSLLVGLVLGGVLADRADRRRVVLTTRAVTAVVIAGLALNAASPHPHVWFVFVAAVLAGGISGLGGPALMAATPALVGPGQLAAAGALVTLTAQLGGMVGPSLAGVISAGPGLAACFAIDAAVYVAGLALLAPLPALPPQGEGPAQHPFRAMAEGLRFVRSDQVVKGLLLIDVCAMVFAMPYALFPELGTEHFGGGPSTVGLLYTAPAVGSFCGALTSGWTGRVHHTGRALIGAVALWGVAIFCFGLSPGLWSALLFLALAGLGDTVSEVLRRALLQHSTPDRLQGRVGSLWLAQATAGPSAGNLEAGLVARALGSAAGAAVVGGLVCLAGVAAVAVALPGLRTASLHRRPAAGTEYTEETEAAAEPAPAAD
- a CDS encoding alpha/beta fold hydrolase: MPSARINGIRLHYEDTGRGEPVVLVMGQGAGGRAWHLHQVPALVRAGYRVVTFDNRGIPPSDECPDGFTVDDMVADTAGLADHLDLGPCRYVGVSLGAHIVQELMLSRPGSVRQGVLMATRGRTDAMRSAMAAAERALHDSKMVLPPGYAAWIRALRNLSPRTLDDDARVRDWLELFTFSPQPDGPGVRAQMDLEIPSGRLGAYGAIDVPCLVIGFADDVALPPHLGREVAAAIPTARYQEIAGCGHYGYLERPDDVNRVLIEFFHLG
- the panD gene encoding aspartate 1-decarboxylase is translated as MHRTLLNGKIHRATVTQADLHYVGSLTIDEDLMDAAGIVEGEAVQVVDIENGARLTTYAITGERGSGVIGVNGAAAHLVQPGHLVIVMTFAVLDASELAGHRPRVVHVDKANRIVALGADPAQPVPGVPGQLSGALTDVAARHPGDRSEKQEDN
- a CDS encoding MbtH family protein gives rise to the protein MANPFDDEDGVFRVLVNDEDQYSLWPDFAPVPDGWRSAHGPDGRGACLEYIERHWTDMRPRSLADAMRRAGS